The following are encoded in a window of Bacillus xiapuensis genomic DNA:
- a CDS encoding succinate dehydrogenase cytochrome b558 subunit — protein MADNREFFYRRLHSLLGVIPVGLFLVQHLVVNHFATKGEEAFNNAAHFMENLPFRYFLEIFIIFLPLLFHAIYGLYIAFTAKNNLGKFGLFRNWMFFLQRFSGVVTLVFIAWHVWETRIQAFMGADVNYQMMESILASPVMLGFYIVGVLSTIFHFANGLWSFCVSWGITVSPRSQQIMTYITMGVFVALSIVGLRAIFAFV, from the coding sequence ATGGCTGACAACCGAGAATTTTTTTATCGCAGGTTGCACTCATTGCTTGGTGTCATTCCTGTAGGATTGTTTTTGGTGCAACACTTAGTCGTAAACCACTTTGCAACAAAGGGCGAAGAAGCGTTTAACAATGCCGCTCACTTCATGGAAAATCTGCCGTTCCGTTATTTTCTGGAAATATTCATCATCTTTCTGCCGTTATTATTTCATGCCATTTATGGCTTGTACATTGCTTTTACAGCAAAAAACAACTTAGGCAAATTTGGATTGTTCCGTAACTGGATGTTTTTCTTGCAGCGCTTTTCCGGAGTGGTCACTTTAGTGTTTATCGCATGGCATGTTTGGGAGACTAGAATTCAAGCGTTCATGGGTGCGGATGTCAATTATCAAATGATGGAGAGCATCTTAGCGAGTCCCGTCATGCTTGGCTTCTACATAGTCGGTGTTCTTTCTACTATCTTCCATTTTGCTAATGGTTTATGGTCATTCTGTGTAAGCTGGGGAATCACGGTTTCTCCGCGCTCGCAGCAAATCATGACGTATATCACGATGGGTGTATTTGTTGCCCTTTCTATCGTTGGTCTTCGCGCAATTTTTGCGTTCGTATAA
- the trxA gene encoding thioredoxin has translation MAIVKATDQNFSSETSSGLVLADFWAPWCGPCKMIAPVLEELDAEIGDKAKIVKIDVDENQETAGKYGVMSIPTLILFKDGEPVDKVIGFQPKEALAELINKHA, from the coding sequence ATGGCAATTGTAAAAGCAACAGATCAGAATTTTTCAAGTGAGACTAGCAGCGGACTTGTTCTTGCGGACTTTTGGGCTCCTTGGTGCGGACCTTGTAAAATGATCGCTCCTGTACTGGAAGAGCTGGATGCTGAAATTGGCGATAAAGCGAAAATCGTGAAAATCGATGTAGATGAAAACCAAGAAACAGCTGGAAAGTATGGCGTGATGAGCATTCCGACACTTATTTTATTTAAAGACGGCGAGCCGGTAGATAAAGTGATCGGCTTCCAGCCGAAAGAAGCTTTAGCTGAATTAATTAACAAACATGCTTAA
- the uvrC gene encoding excinuclease ABC subunit UvrC, whose protein sequence is MNDRIKNKLALLPEQPGCYLMKDRQGTIIYVGKAKVLKNRVRSYFTGSHDGKTQRLVSEIADFEYIITSSNLEALILELNLIKKHDPKYNVMLKDDKSYPFIKLTAERHPRLLITRKVKKDKGKYFGPYPNAHAANETKKLLDRLYPLRKCRHLPDRVCLYYHMGQCLAPCVKEVSEAEYRELKDDISRFLNGGHLQVKEQLTKRMQEAAEKLEFERAKEYRDQIAHIEALMEKQKINIMDFTDRDVFGYAVDKGWMCVQGFFVRQGKLIERDVSLFPFYDEPEEEFLTYLGRFYDQPNHFKPKEILLPNKVDAALAEQLIEVKMLKPQRGKKKDLVKLAENNAAAALREKFALIERDEERTIKAVEQLGRAMSIYPPLRIEAFDNSNIQGADPVSAMIVFIDGKPMKKEYRKFKIKTVEGPNDYDSMREVIRRRYSRVLQEGLPLPDLIIIDGGKGQIDAAKDVLINELSLDIPVAGLAKDDKHRTSQLLYGDPLEIVPLEHNSQEFYLLQRIQDEVHRFAITFHRQVRGKNAFQSILDDIEGIGPKRKNKLLKTFGSVKKLKEATKEELVAAGMPERTADAILRKLQR, encoded by the coding sequence ATGAATGATCGGATCAAAAACAAGCTGGCGCTGCTTCCGGAGCAGCCCGGCTGCTATTTAATGAAGGATCGTCAAGGCACTATTATTTATGTTGGAAAAGCGAAAGTGCTGAAAAATCGAGTGCGCTCTTATTTTACCGGGTCACATGACGGCAAAACGCAGCGGCTGGTCAGCGAAATCGCTGATTTTGAATACATTATCACATCATCCAATTTAGAAGCGCTCATTTTAGAACTGAATTTAATCAAGAAGCATGATCCGAAATATAATGTGATGCTTAAGGATGATAAGAGCTATCCGTTTATTAAATTGACGGCTGAACGCCATCCCCGCCTGCTTATTACCCGGAAGGTGAAGAAAGATAAAGGGAAATATTTCGGCCCGTACCCGAACGCTCACGCCGCCAATGAAACGAAAAAGCTGCTGGATCGTTTGTATCCTCTCCGCAAATGCCGCCATTTGCCGGATCGGGTATGCCTTTATTACCATATGGGGCAGTGCTTAGCGCCTTGCGTAAAGGAAGTATCAGAAGCGGAATACCGGGAGCTTAAGGACGATATTTCCCGCTTTTTGAATGGGGGTCACCTGCAAGTGAAAGAGCAGCTGACGAAGAGAATGCAGGAAGCCGCAGAAAAACTCGAGTTTGAACGGGCCAAGGAATATCGCGATCAAATTGCCCATATTGAGGCGCTGATGGAGAAGCAGAAAATCAATATTATGGATTTTACAGATCGTGATGTGTTTGGATATGCCGTGGACAAAGGCTGGATGTGCGTGCAAGGATTTTTCGTCCGGCAAGGAAAGCTGATTGAGCGTGACGTCTCTTTATTTCCATTTTATGATGAGCCGGAAGAAGAATTTCTAACGTATCTTGGCCGTTTTTATGATCAGCCCAATCATTTCAAACCGAAAGAAATCCTGCTTCCGAACAAGGTGGATGCAGCACTGGCGGAGCAGCTGATCGAAGTGAAAATGCTAAAGCCGCAGCGGGGAAAGAAGAAAGATTTGGTTAAGCTGGCGGAAAACAATGCCGCTGCCGCCCTGCGGGAGAAGTTTGCGCTGATAGAGCGCGACGAGGAACGGACGATTAAAGCCGTTGAACAGCTCGGCCGTGCCATGAGCATTTATCCTCCTCTCAGAATAGAGGCATTCGATAACTCCAATATTCAAGGGGCAGATCCCGTATCCGCCATGATCGTTTTTATCGACGGCAAGCCGATGAAAAAAGAATACCGCAAATTTAAAATTAAAACGGTTGAAGGACCCAATGATTATGACTCGATGCGTGAAGTGATTCGCCGCCGCTATTCGCGCGTCCTGCAAGAAGGGCTGCCGCTGCCTGACCTAATCATTATCGATGGAGGCAAGGGACAAATTGACGCGGCGAAGGATGTTCTGATTAATGAGTTAAGTTTAGATATTCCAGTCGCAGGGCTTGCCAAGGATGACAAACACCGCACGTCTCAGCTGTTATATGGCGACCCGCTTGAGATCGTGCCATTGGAGCATAATAGCCAGGAATTTTATTTGCTGCAGCGCATTCAGGATGAGGTCCATCGCTTTGCGATCACCTTTCACCGCCAGGTTCGGGGCAAGAATGCCTTTCAGTCCATACTTGATGATATAGAAGGCATCGGACCTAAGCGGAAAAATAAACTGCTGAAAACATTTGGCTCTGTGAAGAAGCTGAAGGAAGCAACAAAAGAAGAGCTGGTAGCAGCGGGGATGCCGGAACGGACAGCGGATGCCATCCTTCGGAAACTGCAGCGATAA
- a CDS encoding electron transfer flavoprotein subunit beta/FixA family protein, whose amino-acid sequence MNIYVLLKRTFDTEEKISIENGAIQEDGAEFIINPYDEYAVEEAIQIRDDQGGEVTVVTVGTEESEKQLRTALAMGADKAVLINTEEDVEESDQYTIAKILAEYLKDKGADLIIAGNVAVDGGSGQVGPRVAEQLNIPSVTTITSIEIDGDTVQIVRDVEGDSEKIETSLPLLVTAQQGLNEPRYPSLPGIMKAKKKPLEELELDDLDLEEEDVEPKTKTLDVFLPPKKEAGRVLEGDLSGQVKELVNALHKEEKVI is encoded by the coding sequence ATGAACATCTATGTACTGTTAAAGAGAACATTCGATACAGAAGAGAAGATTTCCATCGAAAATGGTGCGATTCAAGAGGACGGAGCGGAATTCATTATTAATCCCTATGATGAATACGCGGTGGAAGAAGCGATCCAAATTCGCGATGATCAGGGAGGCGAAGTAACAGTCGTCACCGTCGGCACAGAAGAAAGCGAAAAGCAGCTGCGCACAGCACTGGCCATGGGAGCTGATAAAGCGGTGCTCATCAATACAGAAGAGGATGTAGAGGAAAGCGATCAATATACAATAGCTAAAATTTTAGCTGAGTATTTAAAGGATAAAGGAGCGGATTTAATTATTGCCGGAAATGTCGCTGTGGATGGCGGCAGCGGACAAGTGGGGCCGCGCGTGGCGGAGCAGCTGAACATTCCTAGTGTCACAACGATCACAAGCATCGAAATCGACGGTGATACGGTGCAAATTGTCCGCGATGTGGAGGGGGATTCAGAAAAGATCGAAACTTCGCTTCCGCTGCTCGTAACGGCACAGCAAGGACTCAATGAACCGCGCTATCCGTCTTTGCCGGGTATTATGAAAGCCAAGAAAAAGCCGCTTGAAGAACTGGAGCTGGACGATCTGGATCTTGAAGAAGAGGACGTTGAACCGAAAACGAAAACGCTTGATGTTTTTCTCCCGCCCAAAAAGGAAGCAGGGCGTGTTCTTGAGGGAGACTTAAGCGGCCAAGTAAAAGAGCTGGTCAACGCATTGCATAAAGAAGAAAAGGTCATATAA
- a CDS encoding YslB family protein → MDNRKWGFKLTKSIDTQENEQLTVPIFGYELLRDVLLKDILGKETEDILYWSGKSIARKFPCTTLEELSLFFQEAGWGDLQLAKESKKEKIFELSGPFIKRRFSVQADPFFSLESGFLAEQISAQEQAAAESVSDIQKRAQKVQITVKWEQS, encoded by the coding sequence ATGGATAACAGAAAGTGGGGATTTAAATTGACGAAATCAATCGATACACAAGAAAACGAGCAGCTGACCGTTCCGATCTTCGGCTATGAATTGCTTCGAGATGTGTTATTGAAAGACATTCTCGGCAAGGAGACGGAAGATATCCTTTACTGGAGCGGAAAATCCATCGCCCGAAAGTTTCCATGCACAACCCTTGAGGAGCTATCCTTGTTTTTTCAGGAAGCTGGCTGGGGAGATCTGCAGCTTGCGAAGGAATCAAAGAAAGAAAAAATCTTTGAGCTTAGCGGCCCTTTTATCAAAAGGCGATTCTCTGTGCAAGCAGACCCTTTCTTTTCATTAGAAAGCGGATTTTTAGCCGAGCAAATAAGCGCTCAAGAACAAGCGGCAGCCGAATCGGTCAGCGATATCCAAAAGCGCGCTCAAAAGGTGCAGATTACGGTAAAATGGGAACAGTCCTGA
- a CDS encoding MarR family winged helix-turn-helix transcriptional regulator, producing MERDSDKLSEFVADIERDLRYINEIIKQKGREILNDYNITLPQFIALQWLFEEGDMMIGELSARMFLACSTTTDLIDRMEKAQLVERVKDAHDRRIVRIHLLGEGERIINEVIDKRRLYVQQIVKDFTEDEVLSLKNNLEKMHREMKAE from the coding sequence ATGGAAAGAGACTCGGACAAATTGTCTGAATTTGTCGCTGATATTGAAAGGGATTTGCGCTACATAAATGAGATCATCAAGCAAAAGGGCCGTGAAATTTTAAACGATTATAATATAACTTTGCCTCAATTTATCGCCTTGCAGTGGCTGTTTGAAGAAGGGGATATGATGATTGGCGAGCTTTCTGCTAGAATGTTTTTAGCATGCAGCACAACGACCGATTTAATCGACCGCATGGAAAAAGCCCAGCTGGTCGAGCGCGTCAAGGATGCTCATGACCGCCGAATCGTCCGCATTCACTTATTGGGCGAGGGAGAAAGAATCATCAATGAAGTAATTGATAAGCGCCGGTTATATGTTCAGCAAATAGTAAAAGATTTCACTGAAGATGAAGTATTGTCATTAAAAAATAACCTAGAGAAAATGCATCGAGAAATGAAAGCAGAATGA
- a CDS encoding acyl-CoA thioesterase — MRKFAYIDDWQKWSENFHFFCPVKVRFSETDMFGHLNNTVPFVYFEQARIEFLNELGLMKGWLNGENEGMYVVADLQCDFLKQVFFGEQLNIFVKVHRLGQSSCDLHYKGVNQQGEACFVGRGTLVQISRKTGKALPLSEDTKQKLKQPLVK, encoded by the coding sequence GTGAGAAAATTTGCTTATATCGATGATTGGCAGAAATGGTCAGAGAATTTCCATTTTTTCTGTCCCGTAAAAGTCCGCTTTTCGGAAACAGATATGTTTGGGCATTTAAACAATACGGTGCCGTTCGTTTATTTTGAGCAGGCGCGGATCGAGTTTTTAAATGAGCTGGGCTTGATGAAAGGTTGGCTGAACGGTGAAAATGAAGGAATGTATGTTGTAGCGGATTTGCAATGCGACTTTCTCAAACAAGTCTTTTTCGGAGAACAATTAAATATTTTCGTGAAAGTCCATCGCTTAGGCCAATCGTCCTGTGATCTTCATTACAAAGGAGTAAATCAACAAGGGGAGGCCTGTTTTGTTGGACGGGGAACACTTGTGCAAATTTCCCGGAAAACGGGAAAAGCTTTGCCGCTATCCGAGGACACGAAGCAAAAGCTGAAGCAGCCGTTGGTAAAATAG
- a CDS encoding TetR/AcrR family transcriptional regulator: MKRNKPKYHQIIDAAVVTIAENGYHQAQVAKIAKQAGVADGTIYLYFKNKEDLLISLFREKMGHFIEKIQEAIAGKSTAAEKLLVLVESHFKMLSEDPHLAVVTQLELRQSNKELRLKINEVLKDYLQLLDEILKEGINKGEFRASLNVLLARQMVFGTMDETVTTWVMNDQKYDLVALAPGVSDMLLNGFSVH, encoded by the coding sequence GTGAAGAGAAATAAACCTAAATACCACCAGATCATTGATGCGGCCGTTGTGACAATTGCCGAGAATGGTTATCATCAAGCTCAAGTGGCGAAGATTGCCAAGCAGGCGGGAGTGGCAGATGGAACGATTTATTTATATTTTAAAAATAAAGAGGACCTTCTTATTTCCCTCTTTCGTGAAAAGATGGGGCATTTTATAGAAAAAATTCAAGAAGCGATTGCAGGAAAATCGACAGCCGCGGAGAAATTATTAGTATTAGTGGAAAGCCATTTCAAAATGCTGTCAGAAGATCCGCATCTCGCTGTGGTCACTCAGTTGGAGCTTAGACAGTCGAATAAGGAGCTTCGTTTAAAGATCAACGAGGTGCTTAAAGACTATTTGCAACTTTTGGATGAGATCTTAAAGGAAGGTATTAACAAAGGGGAATTCAGAGCTTCATTAAACGTATTACTGGCGAGACAGATGGTTTTTGGTACGATGGATGAAACCGTTACCACTTGGGTGATGAATGATCAAAAATATGATTTGGTCGCTCTGGCTCCGGGTGTAAGCGATATGCTGCTAAACGGATTTTCTGTCCACTAA
- a CDS encoding enoyl-CoA hydratase, with the protein MSYISWERKGRIAEMTIQHPPANALSKALIAEIDEALNDIEKDPDVRVAIISGEGRFFSAGADIKEFTSIETKERFAELAAYGQRIFERVERFPKPVIAAIHGAALGGGLELAMSCHIRLVTENAKLGLPELSLGLVPGFAGSQRLPRYVGMAKAAEMLLTSEPVSGTEAVQWGLANRAYPEEELLPKARELAAKIAEKSPVSTKAALELLNYSKHAEYYEGVRKEAESFGTVFSSEDAKEGIQAFLEKRRPEFAGK; encoded by the coding sequence ATGAGCTACATATCCTGGGAAAGAAAGGGCCGCATAGCTGAAATGACGATTCAGCATCCGCCCGCAAATGCTCTTTCAAAGGCGCTGATTGCGGAAATAGATGAAGCATTGAATGACATTGAAAAGGATCCAGATGTGCGAGTGGCAATAATTAGCGGGGAAGGCAGGTTCTTCTCGGCAGGTGCGGATATTAAAGAGTTTACTTCCATTGAAACGAAAGAGCGTTTCGCTGAGCTGGCTGCCTACGGACAGCGGATCTTTGAAAGAGTGGAACGCTTCCCGAAGCCGGTGATTGCTGCGATTCATGGCGCGGCGCTGGGCGGGGGACTGGAGCTGGCGATGAGCTGCCACATTCGATTGGTGACTGAAAACGCCAAGCTGGGGCTGCCGGAACTGTCCTTAGGGCTCGTGCCGGGATTTGCGGGTTCACAGCGTCTGCCGCGATATGTAGGCATGGCTAAGGCTGCGGAAATGCTGCTGACGAGCGAACCGGTATCAGGAACGGAGGCGGTGCAGTGGGGACTCGCCAATCGCGCTTATCCCGAGGAAGAACTGCTGCCAAAAGCGCGGGAGCTGGCTGCAAAAATAGCGGAAAAAAGTCCTGTAAGCACAAAAGCGGCTCTTGAGCTGCTGAATTATTCAAAGCATGCCGAGTACTACGAGGGCGTTCGGAAAGAAGCGGAGTCTTTTGGAACCGTATTTTCTTCGGAAGATGCGAAGGAAGGAATCCAAGCTTTTCTCGAAAAGCGCCGGCCTGAATTTGCAGGCAAATAA
- a CDS encoding electron transfer flavoprotein subunit alpha/FixB family protein encodes MGKKVLVLGEVRDGALRNVSFEAIAAAVTIAQGGEVVGVLLGESVQSLGEQMIKYGADRVVTVENELLALYTSDGFSQALLAAVDQEQPEGIVFGHTALGKDLSPRIAAKLDAGLVSDITAIEEEGGQIVFTRPIYSGKAFEKIAVSEGIVLASVRPNNISPLEKNESRSGDITSVLANIKDIRTFIREVVRKTTEGVDLSEAKVIVAGGRGVKSEEGFEPLQELADVLGGAVGASRGACDADYCDYSLQIGQTGKVVTPDLYIACGISGAIQHLAGMSNSKVIVAINKDPEASIFSVADYGIVGDLFEVVPMLTEEFRKLKVAMS; translated from the coding sequence ATGGGAAAGAAAGTATTGGTACTTGGGGAAGTTCGCGATGGAGCATTAAGAAACGTATCGTTTGAAGCGATTGCTGCAGCCGTAACAATCGCCCAAGGCGGCGAAGTGGTCGGGGTGCTGCTTGGCGAATCGGTGCAATCTTTAGGAGAGCAAATGATTAAATATGGAGCTGACCGCGTGGTGACAGTGGAGAATGAGTTGTTGGCTCTGTATACATCGGACGGTTTCTCGCAAGCTCTGCTTGCCGCAGTGGATCAAGAACAACCGGAAGGGATCGTTTTTGGGCATACGGCGTTAGGGAAGGATCTGTCGCCGAGAATAGCAGCTAAGCTGGATGCCGGGTTGGTTTCAGATATAACAGCAATAGAGGAAGAAGGGGGACAAATTGTTTTTACCCGGCCGATTTACTCGGGAAAAGCATTTGAAAAGATAGCGGTCAGCGAAGGCATCGTTTTGGCAAGTGTCCGCCCGAATAATATCTCCCCGCTTGAGAAGAATGAATCCCGTTCCGGAGACATCACATCGGTGCTGGCGAATATTAAAGATATCCGGACATTTATTCGGGAAGTGGTTCGCAAAACAACGGAAGGGGTGGATTTATCTGAAGCGAAAGTCATTGTTGCCGGCGGGCGCGGCGTGAAAAGCGAGGAAGGCTTTGAGCCGCTGCAAGAACTGGCCGATGTTCTAGGCGGAGCTGTGGGAGCTTCCCGTGGAGCTTGTGACGCTGATTATTGCGATTATTCCCTGCAAATCGGCCAAACCGGCAAAGTAGTCACACCCGATCTTTACATTGCCTGCGGAATATCGGGGGCCATTCAGCATTTAGCCGGGATGTCGAACTCCAAGGTGATTGTCGCCATTAACAAAGATCCGGAAGCGAGCATTTTTAGCGTAGCGGATTATGGCATTGTCGGCGATCTTTTTGAAGTGGTGCCGATGCTGACGGAAGAATTTAGAAAATTAAAAGTAGCGATGTCGTAG
- the sdhB gene encoding succinate dehydrogenase iron-sulfur subunit: protein MSEKKTIRFIITRQDKPDSAPYTEEFEIPYRPNLNVISALMEIRRNPVNVKGEKTTPVAWDMNCLEEVCGACSMVINGKPRQSCTALVDKLEHPIRLAPMSTFPVVRDLQVDRSRMFDSLKKVKAWIPIDGTYDLGAGPRMPERKRQWAYELSKCMTCGVCLEACPNVNSKSNFIGPQPLSQVRLFNAHPTGAMNKDERLKTIMGDGGLANCGNSQNCVQSCPKGIPLTTSIAALNRDTTIQSFRNFFGSDHQVD from the coding sequence ATGAGTGAGAAAAAGACTATTCGCTTTATTATTACTCGTCAGGACAAGCCGGATTCTGCCCCGTATACGGAAGAATTCGAGATTCCTTACCGTCCGAATCTCAACGTCATTTCCGCTTTAATGGAAATCCGCAGAAATCCAGTCAACGTCAAAGGCGAAAAGACGACGCCGGTTGCTTGGGACATGAACTGCCTTGAAGAAGTATGCGGCGCATGTTCTATGGTCATCAACGGCAAGCCTCGACAATCTTGTACGGCTCTAGTTGATAAGCTAGAGCATCCGATTCGCTTGGCGCCAATGAGCACATTTCCAGTCGTGCGCGACCTGCAAGTAGACCGCAGCCGCATGTTTGATTCCTTGAAAAAGGTCAAAGCCTGGATTCCGATCGACGGAACTTACGATCTTGGAGCGGGTCCGCGCATGCCGGAACGTAAACGCCAATGGGCGTATGAATTATCGAAATGTATGACTTGCGGCGTTTGCTTAGAAGCGTGTCCCAACGTGAACAGCAAGTCAAACTTTATCGGCCCGCAGCCGCTATCTCAAGTTCGTCTATTTAACGCCCATCCGACGGGAGCGATGAACAAGGATGAGCGCTTGAAAACGATTATGGGAGACGGCGGGCTTGCGAATTGCGGGAACTCCCAGAACTGCGTGCAATCTTGTCCTAAAGGAATTCCTTTAACTACTTCGATTGCCGCGTTAAACCGTGACACAACTATTCAGTCCTTCCGTAATTTCTTCGGAAGTGATCATCAGGTAGACTGA
- the sdhA gene encoding succinate dehydrogenase flavoprotein subunit, which produces MSKGKIIVVGGGLAGLMATIKAAEEGTQVDLFSLVPVKRSHSVCAQGGINGAVNTKGEGDSPWVHFDDTIYGGDFLANQPPVKAMTEAAPGIIHLMDRMGVMFNRTPEGLLDFRRFGGTQHHRTAFAGATTGQQLLYALDEQVRRHEVAGLVNKYEGWEFLGLVLDDERICRGIVAQNLKDMHIQSFPGDAVIMATGGPGIIFGKSTNSVINTGSAASIVYQQGAHYANGEFIQIHPTAIPGDDKLRLMSESARGEGGRVWTYKDGKPWYFLEEKYPAYGNLVPRDIATREIFDVCVNLKLGINGENMVYLDLSHKDPHELDIKLGGIIEIYEKFMGEDPHKVPMKIFPAVHYSMGGLWVDYEQHTNIQGVFAAGECDYSQHGANRLGANSLLSAIYGGMVAGPNAVKYINGLEKSSDAISSSVFDRYVKQEEEKWNSIMSLDGTENAYVLHKELGEWMTKNVTVVRHNDKLKETDNKIVELMERYKNININDTAKWSNQGAAFTRQLMNMLHLARVITIGAYNRNESRGAHYKPEFPDRNDEEFLKTTMATFKGANEAPGFHYEDVDISLIPPRKRDYTKKKEEK; this is translated from the coding sequence ATGAGTAAAGGAAAAATTATCGTAGTCGGCGGCGGATTAGCCGGTTTAATGGCTACAATTAAAGCAGCGGAAGAAGGAACGCAGGTTGACTTGTTTTCATTGGTTCCTGTAAAGCGTTCTCACTCCGTTTGCGCGCAGGGCGGCATTAACGGTGCCGTTAACACAAAAGGTGAAGGAGATTCACCTTGGGTTCACTTTGATGACACCATTTACGGCGGAGACTTTCTGGCTAACCAGCCGCCGGTAAAGGCGATGACCGAAGCGGCTCCTGGCATTATTCATTTAATGGACCGCATGGGTGTTATGTTCAACCGTACACCGGAAGGATTGCTTGATTTCCGCCGCTTCGGCGGAACGCAGCATCACCGGACGGCGTTTGCCGGCGCGACAACCGGCCAGCAGCTGCTATATGCATTGGATGAACAAGTGCGTCGCCATGAAGTGGCCGGGCTTGTCAACAAATATGAAGGCTGGGAGTTCCTCGGTCTTGTACTGGATGATGAGCGCATTTGCCGAGGAATCGTCGCTCAAAACCTGAAAGACATGCATATTCAATCTTTCCCTGGCGACGCTGTGATTATGGCAACAGGCGGACCGGGAATTATCTTTGGCAAGTCGACCAACTCTGTCATCAATACAGGGTCTGCTGCCTCTATTGTGTACCAGCAGGGCGCTCATTATGCAAATGGAGAATTTATCCAAATTCATCCGACAGCTATTCCTGGGGACGACAAGCTGCGCTTGATGAGTGAATCAGCGCGCGGGGAAGGCGGCCGTGTTTGGACTTATAAAGACGGCAAGCCATGGTATTTCCTTGAGGAAAAATATCCGGCTTACGGAAACCTTGTGCCACGGGATATCGCAACGCGCGAAATCTTTGATGTTTGCGTGAATCTGAAGCTCGGAATCAACGGTGAAAATATGGTGTACTTGGATCTATCCCATAAAGATCCGCATGAACTGGATATTAAGCTGGGCGGCATCATTGAAATCTATGAGAAATTTATGGGAGAAGACCCGCATAAAGTACCGATGAAAATCTTCCCGGCGGTCCATTATTCCATGGGAGGACTATGGGTTGATTATGAGCAACACACCAACATCCAAGGCGTGTTTGCTGCCGGGGAATGTGATTATTCACAGCATGGTGCGAACCGCTTAGGCGCCAACTCGCTTCTATCTGCCATCTACGGCGGAATGGTAGCCGGTCCGAATGCTGTCAAATATATTAATGGTCTTGAGAAATCTTCCGATGCCATCTCCTCTTCTGTTTTTGACCGCTATGTGAAGCAGGAAGAAGAGAAATGGAACAGCATCATGTCACTTGACGGTACAGAAAATGCCTACGTTCTCCATAAAGAGCTTGGGGAATGGATGACAAAAAACGTAACCGTCGTTCGGCATAATGATAAGCTGAAAGAAACAGATAACAAAATCGTTGAATTAATGGAACGTTATAAAAACATTAACATTAACGATACGGCTAAGTGGAGCAACCAGGGGGCGGCATTTACCCGCCAGCTGATGAATATGCTTCATCTAGCGCGTGTGATTACAATTGGTGCGTATAACCGTAACGAAAGCCGCGGAGCTCATTACAAACCGGAATTCCCTGATCGAAATGATGAAGAATTCTTGAAAACAACTATGGCGACGTTTAAAGGCGCTAATGAAGCCCCTGGATTCCATTACGAAGACGTGGATATTTCCCTAATCCCTCCTCGTAAGCGTGACTATACTAAGAAGAAGGAGGAAAAATAA
- a CDS encoding helix-turn-helix domain-containing protein, whose translation MNEHRFDRKPLLTKREKEVFELLVRDKTTKEIAEELFISEKTVRNHISNSIQKLGVKGRSQAIIELLRMGELKL comes from the coding sequence GTGAATGAGCACCGCTTTGATCGTAAACCGCTATTAACGAAAAGAGAAAAAGAAGTGTTTGAATTATTAGTCCGTGATAAAACGACAAAAGAAATAGCCGAGGAGTTATTTATCAGCGAGAAAACTGTTCGCAACCACATTTCTAACTCTATTCAGAAGCTGGGTGTGAAAGGCCGTTCACAGGCAATTATTGAATTATTGCGAATGGGTGAACTTAAGCTCTAA